In Pikeienuella piscinae, the sequence CCATATTTCGCGCCGCCGACAGGCGAAAGAACACGATTTGAAAGGCGAATTATGACCAGAACGATCTTCAGTCAGGGTGCGAGGCTGGCCGCCGCCGCGGCGTTTGGCGCCGCGCTCTTCGCCGGCGGCGCCGTCGCCCAGAACGCTGAAACCACCACCGAAGCCGCCGACGAGGCGCCGGCTGTCGATCCGGAGGTGGTGCAAGCCGTAAAGGATATGGGCGCTAAACTGCGTGAATTGCCGGCTTTCTCCATCAAGGCCGCCCTGTTGTGGGAGGAGGTGTTCGAGAGCGGCGAGAAGACCGCGGTCATCGAACAGGTCCGGATCGACGCCGACCCGCCGCACGGATTGCGGATCGAGCGATTTTCGGAAGAACGGTCGCGCATCTTCTATTTCAACGGCGAAAAAGCGACGCTCTGGTCGCCCAAGATCCGTTACTACGCCGATGCCGAGTTCAAGGGCACGATCGCGGAAATGATCGCGTTCGCGTCCGAGAAACATGATCTCGAACTGCCGTTGGCGGATCTCTTCCTCTGGGGCACCGAATCGGATGATTTCGACGCCATCACCGCCGCGCGCTATGTCGGCCAGACCCTCATGGGCGATCGCGTCTGCGATCATTATGCGTTCCGGCAGGAAGATATCGACTGGCAAATCTGGATCGAGGACGTCGAAGCTCTGCTGCCCTGTGGGTACATGATCGTCGACAAGACGGACGACGCGCACCCGATATTCCAGGCTACCGTGACGGTGACCCCAAAAACGGAATTCGCCGACCAGCGCTTTACCTTTGCGCCCCCGGAGGAGTCCCAGCGGATCACTTTCGCGACGGCTGAAGACATGACCGCTAAAGACAAAAAGTAATTCAGGAGAACCGAAATGCGGTTTCTTATTCCATCGATCGCCGCCGTCGCGCTGGCGCTTCCGACCACGCCGATCATGACGAACTTCACCGCCGCCGTCGCGCTCACGGCGCCTCTGGTCCTGACGATGTCGGCCGAACCCGCGGAGGCGCGCGGCGGCAGAGGCGGCGGCAGAGGCGGCGGAGCGCGTGGGGGCGGCAGAGGCGGCGGAGCGCGAGCCGGCGGCGGCCATCGCGGCGGCGGCGCCGTCCGCAGCGGCGGGCGCCAGAACGTCCACAAGAACGCGAACCGCGGCGGCAACCGCAATGCGAACGCCAATCATAACCGCAACAACAACACCAACCGAAATCGCAACAACAACGTCAACCGAAACGTCAATCGCGATATCGACCGCTCGCGGCACGTGGATATCGACGTCGATCATCACTATCGTGGCGGCGGTTGGGGCTATGGCGCCGGAGGCTTCGTCGCCGGCGTGGCGACGGCCGTTACGATCGGCGCGATCGTCTCCACGCTTCCGCCGAATTGCACGACCTACACCTATTCCGGCATCGGCTACCGGGAATGCGGCGGCACGTGGTATCAACCGCAATATAGCGGATCGAACGTGACCTATATCGTGGTCAACGATCCGCGATAAGACGCCAGCCGGCGGGCGCGCCACGCCCGCCGGACAAACCGCTGTTCAAGACGAAAGCATGTGATCGGGCGTCGCCACGGAGCCGGAGTTTTTTTCCGAATGCCGAGGTGAGTCGCCAGGCGCGGCGGACGCGCAAAGAGCGGGACGGCGCACATTCCGCCAGGATCGTGTTTGACACGCGCCGTGGTATTCGCACCTCCTGACATGACACTGCGAAACCCGACGCTTTCGTCGGCGGCGGAATAAGGGGGGTCGCCCGATGATGACGCATGACGAATGGGTGGATCAGGATCTCGTCGGGCTCGCGGCGCTCGTCGCCGCCGGCGATCTCAGCCCGCGCGACGTGTTGCTGACCGCAATCCGCGAAATCGAGGCGATCAACCCCGCCATCAACGCCGTCGTCGTCACCCAGTTCGAAGAAGCCCTGGCTGAACTCGACGCGCGAAAGACGCGACCGCGCTTTCTCGGGGCGCCATGGCTTGCGAAGGATCTCCACGCGCCGGTGAAAGGCCTGCCGCTCGCCAATGGTAGTCGACGCTTTAAGGGGCAGGTCTTCGATTTCGATTCGACCACTTTCAGTCGCATACGCGCCGCCGGCTTCGGCATTCTCGGCCGCACCAATTCGCCCGAGTTCGGGCTGTCCGTCTCCACCGAGCCGGATCTCTGGGGGGCGACGCTCAACCCCTGGAACCCGGGCCGGAGCGCCGGCGGCTCCAGCGGCGGATCGGGCGCTGCGGTCGGCGCGGGGCTGCTGCCGGCCGCGCACGCGACCGACAGCGCAGGTTCGATCCGGGCGCCGGCCTCGTGCAACGGCGTCGTCGGGCTGAAACCCACGCGCGGGCTGAACGCCTTCGGCCCGCACCGGGGCGACCCGAATTTCGGCATGAGCCACGAGCACGCCGTCACACGCTCGGTGCGCGACTGCGCCGCCCTCCTCGACATCACCACCGGCCCGGATGTCGGCGCGCCCTATTTCACACCAAAGCCCGAAACCCCGTTCGAACGGCTGATCGAGACCCCGCCGAAGCAGCTTCGCATCGGGTTCATCACGCAGACATTCGACGGAAAACCGGTCCACGGCGAATGCGCCGCGGCGGTCGAAAGAACCGCCAAGCTTCTCACGGACATGGGCCATCACGTCGATGCGGCGGGGCCGGATTTCGATTCGTCCCTCCTGACAGACACGATGATCCGAATCCTCTTCGGCTCTCTTGTCGCGATGTTTCCAGGCGATCCGGGGGCGGAAGAGGAATTCGGGTTGGAGCCGATCACGCGCGCAGCGCTCGCTTTCGCGCGCGAGACGACACTGGCCGAGCATCTGACCCGGACCATGGTGATGAACCGGGAGGTGCGGAAACTCTCGGCGTTCTGGGAGCGGTTCGACATCCTCGTCACGCCGACGATGGCGACGCCGCCGGTCCCGCTCGGAACGCTGGACACCCGCCATGACGATCTGGAACGGTTCCTTGAAACGCTTTCCAGCGTCTGCCCGTTCACCGCGCCCTTCAACGCCACCGGCCAGCCGGCGATTAGCTTGCCGATGCACATGACGCCCGACGGGCTCCCGGTCGGCGTTCAGTTCGTCGGTCGCTTCGCGCGTGACGACACAGTGCTCGCCCTCGCCGCGGCGCTGGAGCGCGCGGCGCCCTGGGCCAGGCCACCCACCGTTAGCGCCAGCGCCTAGGCGACGCCGCCGGCGCGGCCCCGGATCGGAAAGACCGCGCTGGCCGATCATCGCTTCCGCTGGACCTCAACCGCCGCCGCGGCCTAGCGTTGCGGCGAAGCGAAAGGGGAGGATACAGATGAACGAGCTTCAGATTTTCGAGCTGGGGCCAGTGACGCTCGCCTCGGGCGTTCGCCTCCCCGCCGCACATCTCGCCTATCGGGTCTATGGCGAACTGAACACCGCGAAATCGAACCTCATTCTCTATCCGACCTCCTATGGCGCCCATCATACTGACATAGACTGGCTGATCGGACCGGGGCGCATCCTCGACCCGGAGACCCATTGCATCGTCATTCCGAACCAGTTCGGCAACGGGCTCTCAACCAGCCCAAGCAATTTGCCGGAACCCTTCACGCATGGCCGCGCGCCGGTT encodes:
- a CDS encoding DUF2092 domain-containing protein, with the protein product MISIANCAGLFNPQSAWEHLARPRPPYFAPPTGERTRFERRIMTRTIFSQGARLAAAAAFGAALFAGGAVAQNAETTTEAADEAPAVDPEVVQAVKDMGAKLRELPAFSIKAALLWEEVFESGEKTAVIEQVRIDADPPHGLRIERFSEERSRIFYFNGEKATLWSPKIRYYADAEFKGTIAEMIAFASEKHDLELPLADLFLWGTESDDFDAITAARYVGQTLMGDRVCDHYAFRQEDIDWQIWIEDVEALLPCGYMIVDKTDDAHPIFQATVTVTPKTEFADQRFTFAPPEESQRITFATAEDMTAKDKK
- a CDS encoding amidase, with the protein product MMTHDEWVDQDLVGLAALVAAGDLSPRDVLLTAIREIEAINPAINAVVVTQFEEALAELDARKTRPRFLGAPWLAKDLHAPVKGLPLANGSRRFKGQVFDFDSTTFSRIRAAGFGILGRTNSPEFGLSVSTEPDLWGATLNPWNPGRSAGGSSGGSGAAVGAGLLPAAHATDSAGSIRAPASCNGVVGLKPTRGLNAFGPHRGDPNFGMSHEHAVTRSVRDCAALLDITTGPDVGAPYFTPKPETPFERLIETPPKQLRIGFITQTFDGKPVHGECAAAVERTAKLLTDMGHHVDAAGPDFDSSLLTDTMIRILFGSLVAMFPGDPGAEEEFGLEPITRAALAFARETTLAEHLTRTMVMNREVRKLSAFWERFDILVTPTMATPPVPLGTLDTRHDDLERFLETLSSVCPFTAPFNATGQPAISLPMHMTPDGLPVGVQFVGRFARDDTVLALAAALERAAPWARPPTVSASA